In a single window of the Manis javanica isolate MJ-LG chromosome 16, MJ_LKY, whole genome shotgun sequence genome:
- the MUC21 gene encoding mucin-21, with protein MQKGNIHLKYWLLLHLLLLETGITLSNNTSASTGSSMIFSGTSTTSDPGPSAFPSETSTACDPGPSMCPSGISTACDPGPSMYPSGTSTASDPGPSMSPSTGSGAMTGGSVPFSTGTHTTSNRISTTNATIAVNGAKPSGSLKPWEIFLITLVSIVVVMGFSAGLFFCVRNFLSLRNIFDMTVYHPHGPNFGLGPGGNHGVNHRPRWSPNSFWRRPESSVDMEMRRYNGP; from the exons ATGCAGAAAGGAAACATTCACCTTAAGTACTGGTTACTATTGCATCTCCTACTTTTAGAGACTG GTATAACCCTCAGTAATAACACATCTGCCAGCACTGGATCCAGCATGATATTCAGTGGGACCAGCACAACCTCTGACCCTGGACCCAGCGCATTCCCCAGTGAGACCAGCACAGCCTGTGACCCTGGACCCAGCATGTGCCCCAGTGGGATCAGCACAGCCTGTGACCCTGGCCCCAGCATGTACCCCAGTGGGACCAGCACAGCCTCTGACCCTGGACCCAGCATGTCCCCCAGTActggctctggtgcaatgacagGAGGCTCTGTACCTTTCTCAACGGGAACACACACAACTTCCAACAGAATTAGCACTACTAATGCTACTATTGCAGTGAATGGAGCGAAGCCCAGTGGGTCCCTGAAGCCATGGGAAATCTTCCTCATCACTCTTGTCTCAATTGTAGTGGTCATGGGGTTCTCTGCCGGGCTCTTCTTCTGTGTG agaAACTTCCTGTCCCTGAGAAACATCTTTGACATGACTGTCTACCACCCCCATGGCCCCAACTTTGGCCTGGGCCCTGGAGGGAACCATGGAGTCAACCATAGGCCAAGGTGGAGCCCTAACTCTTTCTGGAGGAGACCAGAATCCTCAGTAGACATGGAGATGAGGAGATACAATGGGCCCTGA
- the MUCL3 gene encoding mucin-like protein 3 yields MRISHNETRSPKSSGVEEHKTDSNHITVLASDKTPRMITVYTEKIAPAVEKTTQTPSNSTKQRPKTTSANCKTTRAKVNTLNPGEKSLSADENTTKSTVKPPERRTVRSTANIGRTQEKDNRKNITFNSTPSPSHQTVTPSRKSVNTENDTRSPKMTTFAQKKTARVSTKSTRVEQETTSAFEKITPSPGKLMEHKDKTTWANETTRAPAKSTKCTKIGEKGTSATEIIKPAENPGKNTAATETVTPLVKVTRDKSITTISPRPNKTNLTHQLLTGYIKFTSMLETPGNKSHPNHNKGDSQGGLHAAEVRENPFPAWAIVVVVLLAVILFLVFLGLIFLIFYLMKTRRALIQNTDPEENYPENEGGPNSYPVYLMEQQNLSMGQIPLPR; encoded by the exons ATGAGGATATCACACAATGAGACAAGGAGCCCAAAAAGTTCAGGAGTTGAAGAACATAAAACAGATAGTAATCACATAACTGTACTTGCCTCGGACAAGACTCCGAGAATGATTACAGTATACACAGAAAAGATTGCACCAGCCGTTGAAAAGACAACACAAACACCATCAAACTCAACAAAACAAAGACCAAAGACCACATCAGCAAATTGTAAGACCACAAGAGCCAAAGTAAACACTCTGAATCCTGGAGAAAAGTCCTTATCAGCAGATGAAAATACGACAAAGTCCACGGTAAAGCCCCCGGAACGTAGAACAGTAAGAAGCACAGCTAATATTGGAAGAACTCAGGAAAAGGACAACAGAAAAAACATTACTTTCAATAGTACACCCTCCCCCTCACACCAGACCGTAACTCCTTCCCGCAAGTCGGTCAATACAGAGAATGATACAAGAAGCCCCAAAATGACGACATTTGCTCAAAAGAAGACCGCAAGAGTCTCAACAAAGTCCACACGGGTTGAACAAGAGACCACCTCAGCCTTTGAAAAGATTACGCCATCCCCAGGGAAGCTGATGGAACATAAGGACAAGACCACATGGGCAAATGAGACCACAAGAGCCCCAGCAAAGTCTACAAAGTGTACAAAAATTGGAGAAAAGGGCACATCAGCCACTGAGATCATAAAGCCTGCAGAAAATCCAGGAAAAAATACAGCAGCCACAGAGACTGTGACACCTCTAGTcaaggtcacaagagacaaatcTATCACTACCATCTCTCCTCGTCCAAACAAAACCAATTTGACCCATCAGCTGCTCACTGGTTATATTAAATTCACCTCCATGCTGGAAACCCCTGGCAACAAAAGCCATCCAAACCACAACAAAGGCGACTCACAAGGAGGTCTCCATGCTGCAGAGGTCAGAGAGAATCCATTCCCTGCATGGGCCATAGTTGTTGTGGTCCTATTGGCTGTGATTCTCTTCCTGGTGTTCCTTGGCCTGATCTTCTTG ATTTTCTACCTAATGAAAACACGTCGTGCACTCATCCAGAACACAGATCCAGAGGAGAACTACCCAGAGAATGAAGGGGGCCCCAATTCCTACCCAGTGTACCTGATGGAGCAGCAGAATCTCAGCATGGGCCAGATCCCTTTGCCACgatga